atggtagaggaataaccgaatggaatgttgatggtttggctgaacaccaaatctacaacaaactccatgaaatgggcgttTCTATTACCACTTACAAGATAAGAGGAGCCACGAATAAAGAGGCTGCTACTATGATCGtatcaggtttcactggtatgataaaacattggtgaGATAACTACTTCACCGATGATGTCAAAAACTTAATCTATGGAGCCACAGCCGTAGAAACTGTTGTTAAGACTGAAAATGGAcaagaaattcttgagcaagttgcaaaagaagacgcttgtgccactctcctataccatataGCAAGACACTTCATAGGAGAAccaaaattattccaagataggagcctaGAGATCCTCAataatctcacctgcaaagacttagcaaactttcgatggtacaaagataccttcctggtaaaggtcatgatccgacctgaCTGTAACAACGACTTCTGGAAGGAAtgattcattagtggtctccctccTCTCTTCACCGAAAAAGTTAGaaccaaaattaaagatagatttgAAGGAAAGATTCCTTATGACATCCTAACCTATGGTGACTTAATCAGCTTCATCACTACtgtagggatagatctctgcactgaccTCAAGCTTAAGAAACAGCTTAAGAAGGATAGTACTTCTAAATATGgactaggaaccttctgccaagactacGGATTTACCAGTCCTAGCAAAAGGTATAGGAAGAAATCCTCCAAACCTCGCAAGAAGGCTACCTCTAGTAAGAAACCCTTCATAAGAGAATCTTACAAGCCTAGTAGGAAGGTCAAACGCAAGACCGCTAAGGCTAAGGATACctgttggacttgtggcaagacaggccacagggcAAAAGATTGCAAGtctaacaagaaaaagaaaataaaccaattagaTCTGTCTGAAGAGGCTAGGGCtagtttattttctataatggaGGATTCGCCTGAGTCTTCTGGGTCTTCAGAATCCTATAATTCGTCCAGCGATGACTACAGTGATGAAGAATTCATCAATGCCGCTTACGAGATAGATCAATCCCAATCCGACCAAGAATGTGCCTGTGATGGTGCTTTCTGCACTTGCACCAGAAAGACCATTAATGTCATTTccggaaatcctaaagaaatcctatttgacattatagaacatatccaggatgatgaggctagaaacaagt
This portion of the Capsicum annuum cultivar UCD-10X-F1 unplaced genomic scaffold, UCD10Xv1.1 ctg64679, whole genome shotgun sequence genome encodes:
- the LOC124893768 gene encoding uncharacterized protein LOC124893768, encoding MGVSITTYKIRGATNKEAATMIVSGFTGIDLCTDLKLKKQLKKDSTSKYGLGTFCQDYGFTSPSKRYRKKSSKPRKKATSSKKPFIRESYKPSRKVKRKTAKAKDTCWTCGKTGHRAKDCKSNKKKKINQLDLSEEARASLFSIMEDSPESSGSSESYNSSSDDYSDEEFINAAYEIDQSQSDQECACD